The Triticum urartu cultivar G1812 unplaced genomic scaffold, Tu2.1 TuUngrouped_contig_5055, whole genome shotgun sequence sequence TTGACCCTTTTTTAAGACATGCAACCGAGTGAGAGGGAACCAAGTTTTCATGTgtattttcttttgaaaaagccaCCATTTATATGATATTTAGCTCCAGCCCATTGAGTTAGTTCCCCATATTTCGTTGAAATCTCATAGTTGTATACAAATAAGACACATCCTTTTGTAGATAAGGCTAGTTTGTTCACCAATACAACAATTTTttgcgtttttcaaaatttgtttTGGAATTTTGTGAAAATGATAGCATTTAAAAAAATTGTGTTCACCAATTCGAAAAATGTTCGCgtttttcaaaaattgcattcaTCAATTCAAAAAAAATCTAGAATTTAGAAAATATTGAGATTTTCAAAAGTTGTTCAAAATTTTAATAGATGTTCTCATTTTCAAGTTTGTAAATTTACAAGTTGTTTTAATTATATGGGAATTTTTAAgtttcatgaacatttttataagtTTCCACTCACATGACCCTCGCATGCCCAGCCTGGGAGAGACATGCATTGCCGCCCGCCCGTGTATGTACATACATACGTACACTGATACACACATGTGTGATTCTTCAATGTATACATGTCAAGCAGCGGCAGCACAATGCGTATCATGCACACAAAAAAGCTGTAGCACAATGCGTGCATGAAGTGAAGCAAAGACAGTACAATGCGTACCATGCGGAAGAAAAAGGCGGCAGCACAGCACATGCTGTTATCGTGGGCAGCGGGGCGCCAGCGAGGCAACCACACACACGTACTACTCCTTACTCCTGtactccatcgcatatacgtgcCAGGCGGAAACATAATTGtttcaaacaaaaaaaataacaaacaaacaaacaaacaaacaaaaaacaaGAGGGGTGGGTTTATGCTTGGATGAGGTGGCGTTGATGTCATacttagatgtgacatagttatgtcacatctagatgtggcCTAGACAGACTCTTTCTTTATATCCTCAGCCTTAACTTGTCTTATGGGCCTACTCAAAGCACGGAGCACTTGCAGCAGCAACCTGCGAAGAAAATTCCCTAAAAAACTTAAGAAAGACAAACCGCCTCAGAAGAAAATATATGATGGACCCAAAaaatggagaaacaattcgccCTTTAACATTAGGTATAGATACAGATTTTTATTGCAGCACAGAAAAATAAATGATTTTTCGAACATTTAGTGGATGTAAAATTTCATACAAAATGTGGTGCTAATCAGTCTTAAAAAAATCTATATCATTCAGTCTTACGAATCAAACAATCAACATAAGAAAATATCATAAAGGTTCTGCCTCTATAATTCCTATGAAAATCTTTGAATCAAAGAGGCACTGAATCATTCACTTCTTCACCGACCATGTAGCTTGTTGGTTCTCTCTAGCACTTTCGATTATTCAGGTTCGAATTGTAGAataactagcaagatgctcgtgcattgcacggaacatcaagatgcatttttttttacaaaaacacttgttgtgattgacccatgcaggagtaatctcatgtgtaaaaactaatgatatttcgagaattttatcggaaaaatggtttctcgagaattttatcggaaaaatggtatctcgagaatttcatcgaaagaatgatatctcgagaaagatgagagataaggtgaggaggagtggggcgtggtggtgatcggtggtcggactgggcgaaggcatggggatggacggcgccggcaggcggcagcggccaccatgctagATTATTTTAGAGagttccttttttaattgctcatcaatgaggttgtgggagatgAACGAGGCAAGACCTTATCTGTAAATGTgaagagaggtgcgggtatcttttgtaaaattatcatagtttattttctatccgtcagatatagatcggacggtctatattataagatggcaggcacaccatcatcaactcGGTTTTTGTAAAATAATCTAGCATgaggcagcggccaccatgctagattatttcagagacttccttttttaattgctcatcaatgaggttgtgggagatgAACGAGGCAAGACCTTATCTGTAAATGTGGAGAGAGctgcgggtatcttttgtaaaattatcataatttattttctatctgtcagatatagatcggacggtctatattataagatggcaggcacaccatcatcaactcggttttttataagagtagagatctGTAGTATGAGAATTATTCAGAAGCCTAGAATGAAGTACATTTCTTACATATATATAGCACTCTCTCTTTATGACCTTTGAGGACCTTCCAAAAGTTTCGCCTTTGAGTTCATCCATTTCGAAACAGGATATACATAGAAGAACAACAAATATATATTCCACTAATTAAAAGATAGATTACAATAATACAAGATGGATTCTCTGTCTCTGTCCCAAAAACAACAATAGGAAGCAAGTAATCTACATAACTTGGATAAGGTACATTGACCAAGGTGGTGTCTCAGAACCCAGCACATGACAGGAGGAACCTCTTGTGTCAACCAAGACTGCACACGACCAAAGGGTTCAACAACAGATACACGTGAAGAGGAAGAATGCCTCCACAAAAGAAGGAatgaagacgacgaaggagatGGGCAAAACTAACCATGCCGCTGCTTCAAGAATCAGTACTCAGTGAAGCAGAACGTCGGGCCTCTTAGGATGTCCCCTTGCAGCTTCCTTCCATGCATCTTTCGTTCCTTGATCGACCCCAGAATGGAGCCTGACTTCCTTTAATCCTTCTAGGCGTCTGATTTCGATGCCGGCAAGACCATTTAAAGATTCACATATCATATGAAGTGAGGTAAGATGCGGCAGAGCTCCAGTCGTTATGCCATGCAGACTTTGTGCGCCGACGAGCCATATCCGCCGGAGGCTTGGGAAGTGCTCGTGTCGTATTTCAAGAGGCCCGATGTTGTCTTCAATGAGCTTCAGATACTTCAGTGTGTCCAGGCGACCATCAGATAGAAGAACACCCCGGCTTAGGCTAGTCGACGACAGACACAGCTCCTCGATCCTGTTCAGCTTTGTAACAAACTGAGGGAATCGCCTGAGATTGCCCCGCAGCTTCAGCGAGGCAAGACTGCCAGGGGCTTTCAGAGAACCCAGGAATGGGTCCGAGCATTCTTCGAAGTCAATGGATAGGGAGCGATAAGGCCATTCGTTCCCATCACGAATGAACACCTTGACGGCTTCTTCAAGATTGTTCAGGTTTCTTCTATTTGCCGTGGATTTGCACCATATTTTCACCTTTCTCAGCCGCTTCATGTAGCTCATCAGCTGTGCAAATCCTTCGCTCTCTCCTGTGACAAATCCTGAAAGAGTCTCCAAGGTACTTCTCTTGGACAAGTGCTCTGGATTAGCCTTCCCGCAGTCACCTTCGATAAGCTGAAATTTGCCATGGAGATGTTTTAATAGGGGAAGCTGGATGACTTCCACGGGCACCTTCTCTATCTTGGTTCTCCTCAGGTCCAGTGTCTCTAACTGTTGCAGCCTGGCAATTTTCTTTGGGACCTCACTAATGAGGCCCCCAAGGCTCAAATATTTCAGAAACACCAGGTTGCATATGTTCTGGAGGTGCCGGTCATTTAGATCATCACATTCTTCTAAATCCAACACTCGCAGTAGGTCATACTTCGCAAGATCCAATGTAGGTTCATTTTTGACAGCATCCCCAGCAGGGAATACTGCCAAGGTCCGGAGACGAGATAAGCCCTTGGGCAGTTTTGCAGCACAGTAACCATGGAGCGAAAGCCGGCGAACGTAGTCCCATTCTTCGGCCGTCTCACTCTCACCACAAAGCAAGGTGATGAAATTCTGAGACATGGACTTGCGGACGATGTACTCGAGCATCATCCCAGGAGGTTGGCATCTCTTCACATTCCCACAGGTGCTCACTTCCATGGACTGAATGATACTGCGGTCGATCAGGGTCTCCAAATTCTCAATTGCGATGTCTTGGGGTGTGGTGCTCACTGCATCCCCTGGTTGTACATGTACAAGTCCTTCCGCCAGCCACCGCCTGATTAGAGGATTCCGCCTGACACGATGGCCACGCGGGAACATACAGAAATATAGCAAGCACTGCTGGAGAACAAGGCTACATAGACTCTCATAGCTGCTGGCAAGAACTCCGTGCATTCTTCCCAATGTGTCGTCACACCCTTCTGGAGCACAAAGCTTGCGGCAGGCATCTTCACATTTACTCTTAGTTAGGTCTTCACTCTTCAGAAACTTTGCTTTGCTTTCAAG is a genomic window containing:
- the LOC125528710 gene encoding disease resistance protein RGA4-like, whose amino-acid sequence is MEAAIIGALLKTTLPKALSVLGGSRDVRSIQSELKYIEATIQDHRKKSGGKDTSHLRAAWIHDLTRFAFDIEDCVDRFQRQVSEDGEAGFLRRSARSAKNTVYTRTVFSPKIRKLKTRSEEIQRRLKRYIEEETTEVTVTPDGAASTPTTRAHAWSGAPAAAVGMDEPLGELLELVREPGGPSEGKLKVISVVGFHGLGKTLLAHQVFDHVDVREQFPLRVWVSAAGKGALEVLKEMLNQVLQNSAGSSVDGARQVDSAPSGRHGTTATSSANGVASQVEENGVEQVQNGESTSAGVAHGAGPVGTWRLCIQAVWWALATILLYILSPAFTVANMVRASSLQVESADIPSATANASISTPTKIVTQVDEKKSVQVQRQADRGKAIQEDTHEEGVYDTTLIEQRLRSYLKNKRYLIVIDGMQTEELCNITSVFPVDNGVDSRVIVTTTIKKIARRCSSANGRVYKMKTLDDNDSRKLFFEVFSKGKYSDADAMELKASALMERCGGLPLALESKAKFLKSEDLTKSKCEDACRKLCAPEGCDDTLGRMHGVLASSYESLCSLVLQQCLLYFCMFPRGHRVRRNPLIRRWLAEGLVHVQPGDAVSTTPQDIAIENLETLIDRSIIQSMEVSTCGNVKRCQPPGMMLEYIVRKSMSQNFITLLCGESETAEEWDYVRRLSLHGYCAAKLPKGLSRLRTLAVFPAGDAVKNEPTLDLAKYDLLRVLDLEECDDLNDRHLQNICNLVFLKYLSLGGLISEVPKKIARLQQLETLDLRRTKIEKVPVEVIQLPLLKHLHGKFQLIEGDCGKANPEHLSKRSTLETLSGFVTGESEGFAQLMSYMKRLRKVKIWCKSTANRRNLNNLEEAVKVFIRDGNEWPYRSLSIDFEECSDPFLGSLKAPGSLASLKLRGNLRRFPQFVTKLNRIEELCLSSTSLSRGVLLSDGRLDTLKYLKLIEDNIGPLEIRHEHFPSLRRIWLVGAQSLHGITTGALPHLTSLHMICESLNGLAGIEIRRLEGLKEVRLHSGVDQGTKDAWKEAARGHPKRPDVLLH